In Streptomyces sp. NBC_00306, a single genomic region encodes these proteins:
- a CDS encoding cysteine desulfurase, with protein MTQLPGLLDTEAIRKDFAILDRVLHDDKKLVYLDNAATSQTPRQVLDAVTEYYERHNANVHRGVHVLAEEATALYEGARDKVASFINAPSRDEVIFTKNASESLNLVANMLGWADEPYRVDHETEIVITEMEHHSNIVPWQLLSQRTGAKLKWFGLTDDGRLDLSNIDELINEKTKIVSFVLVSNIMGTVNPVDAIVRRAQEVGALVLIDASQAVPHMPVDVQALGADFVAFTGHKMCGPTGIGVLWGRQELLEDLPPFLGGGEMIETVSMHSSTYAPAPHKFEAGTPPIAQAVGLGAAVDYLNAIGMENVAAHEHAITEYAVKRLQEVPGLRIIGPVTAEDRGAAISFTLGDIHPHDVGQVLDELGIAVRVGHHCARPVCLRYGIPATTRASFYLYSTPAEVDALVDGLEHVRNFFG; from the coding sequence GTGACACAGCTGCCGGGCCTCCTCGACACCGAGGCGATCCGCAAGGACTTCGCGATCCTCGACCGGGTGCTCCACGACGACAAGAAGCTCGTGTACCTGGACAACGCGGCGACCTCGCAGACGCCGCGCCAGGTGCTGGACGCCGTCACCGAGTACTACGAGCGTCACAACGCCAACGTCCACCGCGGTGTGCACGTCCTCGCCGAGGAGGCCACGGCGCTGTACGAGGGCGCGCGTGACAAGGTCGCGTCCTTCATCAACGCTCCGAGCCGCGACGAGGTGATCTTCACCAAGAACGCCTCGGAGTCGCTCAACCTCGTGGCCAACATGCTCGGCTGGGCCGACGAGCCCTACCGCGTGGACCACGAGACCGAGATCGTCATCACGGAGATGGAGCACCACTCCAACATCGTTCCGTGGCAGCTGCTCTCGCAGCGCACCGGCGCGAAGCTGAAGTGGTTCGGCCTCACCGACGACGGCCGTCTCGACCTGTCCAACATCGACGAGCTCATCAACGAGAAGACGAAGATCGTCTCCTTCGTGCTGGTCTCCAACATCATGGGCACGGTCAACCCGGTCGACGCGATCGTCCGCCGTGCGCAGGAGGTCGGCGCGCTGGTGCTGATCGACGCCTCGCAGGCCGTGCCGCACATGCCGGTCGACGTCCAGGCGCTGGGCGCGGACTTCGTGGCCTTCACCGGCCACAAGATGTGCGGCCCGACCGGTATCGGCGTGCTGTGGGGCCGGCAGGAGCTGCTCGAGGACCTGCCGCCGTTCCTCGGCGGCGGCGAGATGATCGAGACGGTGTCGATGCACTCGTCGACGTACGCTCCCGCGCCGCACAAGTTCGAGGCCGGTACGCCTCCGATCGCCCAGGCCGTCGGCCTCGGCGCGGCGGTGGACTACCTGAACGCCATCGGCATGGAGAACGTCGCCGCCCACGAGCACGCGATCACCGAGTACGCGGTGAAGCGGCTCCAGGAGGTCCCCGGTCTGCGGATCATCGGCCCGGTGACGGCCGAGGACCGCGGTGCCGCGATCTCCTTCACGCTCGGTGACATCCACCCGCACGACGTCGGCCAGGTCCTGGACGAGCTGGGCATCGCCGTCCGTGTCGGCCACCACTGCGCCCGCCCGGTCTGCCTGCGGTACGGAATTCCTGCGACCACGCGAGCGTCGTTCTATCTGTACTCCACGCCCGCCGAGGTCGACGCACTCGTCGACGGGCTGGAGCACGTCCGTAACTTCTTCGGATGA
- the sufC gene encoding Fe-S cluster assembly ATPase SufC, with protein sequence MATLEIRDLHVSVEAENGPREILKGVDLTVKQGETHAIMGPNGSGKSTLAYSIAGHPKYTITGGTVTLDGEDVLEMSVDERARAGMFLAMQYPVEVPGVSVSNFLRTSATAIRGEAPKLRTWVKEVKTAMEQLHMDPAFAERNVNEGFSGGEKKRHEILQLELLKPKIAILDETDSGLDVDALRTVSEGVNRVRETGEVGTLLITHYTRILRYIKPDFVHVFANGRIAESGGAELADKLESEGYEAYTKGGVSA encoded by the coding sequence ATGGCAACGCTTGAAATCCGCGACCTGCACGTTTCCGTCGAGGCCGAGAACGGCCCCCGGGAGATCCTCAAGGGCGTCGACCTGACCGTGAAGCAGGGCGAGACGCACGCCATCATGGGCCCCAACGGCTCCGGCAAGTCGACCCTCGCCTACTCCATCGCGGGCCACCCCAAGTACACGATCACCGGTGGCACCGTGACCCTGGACGGCGAAGACGTCCTGGAGATGTCCGTCGACGAGCGCGCCCGCGCCGGCATGTTCCTCGCCATGCAGTACCCGGTCGAGGTCCCCGGCGTCTCGGTCTCCAACTTCCTGCGCACCTCCGCCACCGCGATCCGCGGCGAGGCTCCCAAGCTTCGTACCTGGGTGAAGGAGGTCAAGACCGCCATGGAGCAGCTGCACATGGACCCGGCGTTCGCCGAGCGCAACGTCAACGAGGGCTTCTCCGGCGGTGAGAAGAAGCGCCACGAGATCCTTCAGCTGGAGCTCCTCAAGCCGAAGATCGCGATCCTCGACGAGACGGACTCCGGTCTGGACGTCGACGCGCTGCGCACCGTCTCCGAGGGCGTCAACCGCGTCCGCGAGACCGGTGAGGTCGGCACCCTGCTGATCACGCACTACACGCGCATCCTGCGCTACATCAAGCCCGACTTCGTCCACGTCTTCGCGAACGGGCGCATCGCCGAGTCCGGCGGCGCCGAGCTCGCCGACAAGCTCGAGTCCGAGGGCTACGAGGCGTACACGAAGGGTGGCGTATCCGCGTGA
- a CDS encoding bifunctional 3-phenylpropionate/cinnamic acid dioxygenase ferredoxin subunit, whose protein sequence is MSFVKACALSELEEDTPKRVELDGTPVSLVHTEGEVFAINDICSHANVSLSEGEVEDCQIECWLHGSSFDLRTGKPSGLPATRPVPVYPVKIEGDDVLVSVTQES, encoded by the coding sequence ATGTCCTTCGTCAAGGCCTGTGCGCTGAGCGAGCTGGAGGAGGACACCCCCAAGAGGGTGGAACTCGACGGCACGCCCGTCTCACTCGTCCACACCGAGGGCGAGGTGTTCGCGATCAACGACATCTGCTCGCACGCGAACGTCTCCCTGTCCGAGGGCGAGGTGGAGGACTGTCAGATCGAGTGCTGGCTGCACGGCTCGAGCTTCGACCTCCGCACCGGCAAGCCGTCCGGACTGCCCGCGACGCGCCCCGTCCCCGTATACCCCGTCAAGATCGAAGGGGACGATGTGCTCGTCTCCGTCACCCAGGAGTCCTGA
- the sufD gene encoding Fe-S cluster assembly protein SufD, giving the protein MAEAQNIPVGSTTAGSIAVAAESTVATRMSAPPSFDVADFPVPHGREEEWRFTPLERLAGLHDGTAVATGGAVTVEIDAPDGVVVETVGRDDARLGRAGTPVDRVAAQAYSSFEKASVVTVPKDTVLTEPVRIAVRGEGGTTFAHQVVELGAFAEAVVVIDHTGDAVIAANVDFVVGDGAKLTVVSVQDWDDKAVHVAQHNALVGRDASFKSVVVTFGGDVVRLHPRVSYAGTGGEAELFGLYFTDKGQHQEHRLLVDHNTPHCKSNAVYKGALQGDDAHAVWIGDVLIQAAAEGTDTYEMNRNLVLTDGARVDSVPNLEIETGEIVGAGHASATGRFDDEQLFYLQARGIPAEEARRLVVRGFFAELVQQIGLPDVEERLLTKIDAELEASV; this is encoded by the coding sequence ATGGCTGAGGCTCAGAACATTCCGGTGGGATCCACCACCGCCGGTTCGATCGCGGTGGCCGCCGAGTCCACCGTCGCCACTCGTATGAGTGCGCCCCCCTCGTTCGACGTGGCGGACTTCCCGGTCCCGCACGGTCGTGAGGAGGAGTGGCGCTTCACTCCACTGGAGCGGCTGGCCGGTCTGCACGACGGCACCGCCGTCGCGACGGGCGGTGCCGTCACCGTCGAGATCGACGCGCCCGACGGCGTCGTCGTCGAGACCGTCGGCCGTGACGACGCGCGGCTCGGCAGGGCCGGCACCCCGGTGGACCGGGTCGCCGCCCAGGCGTACTCCTCCTTCGAGAAGGCCTCGGTCGTCACGGTCCCCAAGGACACGGTGCTCACCGAGCCCGTCCGGATCGCCGTGCGCGGCGAGGGCGGCACCACCTTCGCCCACCAGGTCGTCGAGCTCGGCGCGTTCGCCGAGGCCGTCGTGGTCATCGACCACACCGGTGACGCGGTCATCGCGGCCAACGTCGACTTCGTGGTGGGCGACGGCGCCAAGCTCACCGTCGTCTCCGTGCAGGACTGGGACGACAAGGCCGTCCACGTCGCCCAGCACAATGCGCTGGTCGGCCGCGACGCCTCGTTCAAGTCCGTCGTGGTCACCTTCGGCGGCGACGTCGTCCGGCTCCACCCGCGGGTCTCCTACGCGGGCACCGGTGGCGAGGCCGAGCTCTTCGGCCTGTACTTCACCGACAAGGGCCAGCACCAGGAGCACCGTCTCCTGGTCGACCACAACACCCCGCACTGCAAGTCCAACGCCGTGTACAAGGGCGCGCTCCAGGGCGACGACGCACACGCGGTGTGGATCGGTGACGTGCTCATCCAGGCCGCGGCCGAGGGCACCGACACCTACGAGATGAACCGCAACCTCGTCCTCACGGACGGCGCGCGGGTCGACTCGGTGCCGAACCTGGAGATCGAGACCGGCGAGATCGTCGGAGCCGGCCACGCCTCCGCCACCGGCCGCTTCGACGACGAGCAGCTCTTCTACCTCCAGGCCCGCGGCATCCCCGCCGAGGAGGCCCGCCGACTGGTGGTCCGCGGCTTCTTCGCCGAGCTGGTCCAGCAGATCGGTCTCCCGGACGTCGAGGAGCGGCTGCTCACCAAGATCGACGCGGAGCTGGAGGCATCGGTCTGA